A single genomic interval of Bradyrhizobium sp. sBnM-33 harbors:
- the ntrB gene encoding nitrate ABC transporter permease → MTSSLRFRAAVVSIALFAAFLGIWHLATRSTGAVGNMSPEYAKLMGLTATQGKSAMPGPSDVGAKLWEHLRQPFYDNGPNDKGLGIQLGYSIARVGLGYFLAVIVAIPLGFLIGMSPLISKALDPFIQVLKPISPLAWMPLALYTIKDSSISAIFVIFICSVWPMLLNTAFGVAAVRKEWINVARTLEVGTVRRAFTVILPAAAPTILTGMRISIGIAWLVIVAAEMLVGGTGIGYFVWNEWNNLSITNVIIAILMIGIVGMLLDQILARFTRMVTFPE, encoded by the coding sequence ATGACCTCATCCCTCCGCTTCCGCGCGGCCGTGGTTTCGATCGCGCTGTTCGCGGCGTTCCTCGGCATCTGGCATCTCGCCACCCGTTCGACGGGCGCTGTCGGCAACATGTCGCCGGAATACGCCAAGCTGATGGGGCTGACGGCGACCCAGGGGAAGTCGGCGATGCCGGGTCCATCAGATGTCGGCGCGAAATTGTGGGAGCACCTCAGGCAACCATTCTACGACAACGGCCCGAACGACAAGGGGCTCGGGATCCAGCTCGGCTATTCCATCGCGCGCGTCGGCCTCGGCTACTTTCTCGCCGTCATCGTCGCGATCCCGCTCGGCTTCCTGATCGGCATGTCGCCTTTGATTAGCAAGGCGCTGGATCCGTTCATCCAGGTGCTGAAGCCGATCTCGCCGCTGGCCTGGATGCCGCTGGCGCTCTACACCATCAAGGATTCCTCGATCTCGGCAATCTTCGTGATCTTCATTTGCTCGGTGTGGCCGATGCTGCTCAACACCGCGTTCGGCGTCGCCGCGGTGCGCAAGGAGTGGATCAATGTCGCGCGCACGCTGGAAGTCGGCACTGTCAGGCGGGCCTTCACGGTGATCCTGCCGGCAGCGGCGCCGACGATCCTGACCGGCATGCGGATTTCGATCGGCATCGCCTGGCTCGTGATCGTCGCGGCCGAGATGCTCGTCGGCGGCACCGGCATTGGTTATTTCGTCTGGAACGAGTGGAACAATCTCTCGATCACCAACGTCATCATCGCGATCCTCATGATCGGCATCGTCGGTATGCTGCTCGACCAGATCCTGGCGCGGTTCACGCGCATGGTCACGTTCCCGGAGTGA